Below is a genomic region from Castanea sativa cultivar Marrone di Chiusa Pesio chromosome 2, ASM4071231v1.
GCTTTCCAAATTGTAGCCAAGAGCCCTTTTTGGTACATTAACTTGGGCTTGCTACAAAGAAGTAGCCACGTATGAGAGAAATTTTCAAACCAAGAAGGAAATGTGATTTCTTCTACACTTTCAAATCGTAATTCAGAGACGAAATTCCATCTGATCAGAACCAATGGACTATCAAGTTTCCTGCCTTGGTGATTGCCCCGTAAGTGATTGCCCCGTAAGAGAGAGACTTGGTCACCATAGCCCGATCCAAGATCAACCTTAGCCCCACTTAATAGCATTAGGTCCCATTTCTTTAAGAGACCAAGATAATCCTTCAGAACTACTTCTCCACTGAAACCCACTTGCATTAAGACATGTTCATCAATGTGCTCAACTTTAAGACTAGTAAACTGTGAACCAAGTGACACATCTTCACTAGCATACTTCTGCAATATAGACTTGTTGATGGAGATGCATGTGACCTCGGCAAGCAGGCCTGGGTTAATCTCAACAAGTTTATTTTTCTCCAACTCTTCTTCGGTCTTTGTCATTTGTACTCCAGCTTCCATTGCACCAAGAAGTTGAAACTCTTCTTCAGACATGTTTTCAAGATCCTACTGCATTCTTGAAAGttcttccttcatggccatgttAGATTCAACCAAGAACTTGACCTTCTTTGAAACTTCATTCACCATTTGTTGTAAGTCCTTCAAGATTTCTTGTTGATCATATTCACCCGTCTCGAGATCgacggctctgataccaaatgttaggaacctagTTGTTCCTAATGGGATTGGATAGGAATTATAAGGGAATTGTTGAGAATTGTAGAGAAATTGACTCAATTCGAGATAGTCAcctccatagagaaagaaagagattaagagagagagaaatgcacTAAGATGCACTAAGAAATTGATTTATTCTTCAACTGatatctaatgttgaattacaattatgtatttataggagactagctctaatctcattggcccacatgacTTAAGATAATTGGCTAGTTAATTTAACATGTGCTCCATGAATTAAACCATGTGTTAAATGAGCTACATGTGCTCAAATCCTAACTAACTAAAGGGATTACAACAATTGTTACAACAATTATTTCACATTCCTAACaaactatttttctttgatttggtgTTTTATTCCGTACTTCAAAATAAGTAAAGAGTAGTTCAGGAATGTCAAATAATTATGTGCATTGATTTTGGAAAGCAAACATCTATTATGGGGCAtctcaaaaaggaaagaaggacAAATGTAATGGTATAAAGGAAGAATCCGGTAAGGCATTGTCATCAACAGTATGAAATTCATTATATAAATGTTCAATATGAATGGCAGAACCTAGACAAGACACCATGCATGTATAATACAAAGCTACAGAAAAGTCACTTCAATTACCAGTTCAACCAAAATCCAACTgattgaaataattatttttaatttctttgtaaCATGAGAATGTTCCCTGTAATTGATGACAATCATTAAAATTAAGGGAGAGGAAAGGGTTAGGGGgaagaaaaggcaaaagaaCATTCCATGTGGATACAAGTTGACTCAACTaatgaccaaaaataaatgaacGGCAATTTGAGTGTTACAATTCAAGAAGATTTCAAACTCACATGTTGGTATTTCCAACATAACCTAGTTAAGGCTATTCAAATATGAAGGACAAGTCTTCAAAGAAAATCAggctttttttccttttataagtAAGATATTTTATTGAAGAAGAAGGCTAATTAATGTACATAATTAATAATACACAAGAAAACTTaatgcattacatataaagaAACATGTGAATGGGAGACTCGATGAACTGTGCAATGGAATGAGTTTCACTAAGACCTAGTACACAAGACCTTCAAATAATGATCTAATGAAAAGAGTCTTCAATTGCTCCTCTGAAGATTCCACATCTTTGAAAGTGCAATAATTCCGCTCCCTCCAAAATAACTACATTGGTATAAGAAGGCCAAATTCTAAACAATAGAAAAGTGTTATCAAACCAATTCCTCCATCTAGTTAGAAGATCAATTACCCTTTTTGGCATCACCTAACATAcccaaaaacatgaaaaaataaaactccaCCAAGCATGTGCAAGGTCACAACTTAGTAACAAATGATCCACAATCTCCCCATTGCAACTACACATACAAGATCGATCTACTAGTGCAATTCCCTACTTTATGAGATCATCAATGGTCACTCTCGTATCCCAAGCTTCTGTACACACAAAGAAGGCAACCACTTTGGAGCCTTGGCACAATAAATGCTTCTCAATCACACTCATCAACATGACATAGTAAGAACAAACATGAAGATTTCTATTAAAACTCATTTTCCACCTCATTCTATCAGAGATCTCTCTATTTGGCATATTGGAATACGTTCAAGCATAGATTCAACCAACTCcaactcccaatcattaaaatcTCTACTAAACTTGAGATTCCCATCATTTCAACGCTCCAAGAACAGAGTGATTGAAGCATCTTTGTCAGCTGTAATTGCGTGCAACTTTGAGTACAAGTCCTTTGTAAGGATCatgtttttatataattggcatatccttcaacaaaacgcactttatgTCAAAACTTATTTTCCGTTACACTttaatttagttggtgatttgatTGTGCCTTAATTTGATTTGCAcgtaatttgactaattaagcTACTTGGGTAATTGGATCAATTATTTGGGATCAATCTATAACCCAACATCCTTCAAAGGTTGGTCCCCACACCACTTGTTTTGCCAAAAGCTCATTTGATTACCAAACCCTACCTCAAAATGGGCTTGCATATCTCACCCACCCTAATAATCTTTCCTAAGCTACAACCATTGGATCTTCTAACTTGCTGCATTATCCATCCTCCCCAATCCTCCTCATACTTCTCTTCTACAACCCATCTCCTTGAGTGTATTTCTTCCTCCCAAAAGCGCCATAGCCAATTACCCAATAGAGCTTGGTTAAAGATGCCTAACTTGTGCACCCCAAAACCCCCCATTGGCAATTAGAGAACACACTGTATTCCAATCCATCAAATGAAATTTAAACTCAACTCCGAAACTACTCCACAAGAAATCCCTCTATAACCTCTCCAACCTATCTGTCACATAAGTAGGTCTGGTAGACAAGAAAAGATAGTACGTTGGTAgacttgagacttgagagtgtATTTTTCCAACCTAATAATCTCTGCTCCATTTTCTCTAAAATGAGGTTCCACACTGTTTTCACCTTGAATGACAATCCCAGAGGCATGCCTAATTAATTCATTGGCAAACTCCTAATCTTACAACCAAGGGTATCCATTAATTCAGAAAAAATTCCAACATTTCCTACAAGGACCACTTCATTCTTACTCAGATTTACTCTTAAACATGTTGCAGCTTCAAAGCATGTCAACACCATCCTCATATAAAGGAGTTGATCCATATTtgcatcacaaaacaaaatcaaatcatcgCCAACCAATAGGTGTGAGATCATAAAACCACTTTCTATTCCATTACCAACATAGAAACCAAAGATGTAGCCCTCTTCATCTTCGTAGCATCCTACTTAGTACCTCCATAACCAAGATAAAGAGCAAATTTGAAAGAGGATCACCTTGCTTTAACCCCTTCAAACTATTGAAGAAGCTTGTATGGGAACCATTCACCAACATTGAAAACCCATAGTAATGCATTAGTGAATTTGACGACTCCATTTATTACCAAACCCCATTCTCCTCAAGCAAATAAATAAGTGTATCGTGATTAACATGAGCATATATTTCTTCAACATCTACTTTACAAATCAAACCTAGAACACCACTTTTTATTTGGCTATTAAGAAACTCATTAGCAACAAGAACCATATCCAATATTCGTCTCCCACCCACAAATGCAATTTGTGATTCAAATACTAGTTTCTCCAACATAGCTGTTTAATTTGTTATCCAACAATTTGTAAACCTTCCCACCAAACTAATGGGTCAAATCCCTAATATTTATAGCTTTATTCTTTTCAGGAATTAATGCAATGAACAAGGAGTCAGTTTACACATTTTTCAAACATGTAGGATTCATGGAATTCTTTGAAGAATGCCATAATATCAACTCGAACCACCCTCCAGTAATGTTGGAAGAAGGCCATAGTGAAACCATCCACTCCTGGAGCTTTATCACCCCTTAGCTCCTTTAGTGTCTGAACTACTTCCTCCCTATTGAACTCCCTTTCCCACAGCAATTTTTCATTCTCATCAAAGATAGAAAATTTCAACTCGCCCTCTGTTGGTCTTCAGCGCCCCTTTTCCTCATATGCCTATGAGAATTAGCAAACCTGAGGAAGAACCTAGTGTTGTTATCACCTTCTTTTAGCCATAAGGCACTAGCTTTATTCTTCCATGAAATTTCCTCCAACAAAGCATCCTTTATACTTCACTTTTCAACTGCTCCTTCGGATTCATTCTTCATGTGACAGCCCAGTGCCACCTTCTTTCTCATCCAACATAAACAAATTATTCAGCAATGCCTTTTTCTTCATTCCCATATCCCCAAATTCCTGCTTATTCCactttttcaattcttcttTGAGAGCTTTTAGTTTCCTAGCTAAAAAGAAGACATAGAAGAGAGCAAATTAGGAAAGTAGAAGTTCAAAGCTTCTTACAGGATTCAAAAACTCCATGtgcacgagagagagagagagagagagagagagagagagagagagagagaacttctGAAATCTGATCCTGATAAACATTCATCTCTGTTTCTATAACCTGAAATTGCCATAAACAAGCCTACTGAAGGCTTAACAAAACCTGAAAAGaccttcaaaatttcattaataactCTCCACCACTGTTATACATTATTTATATAGATAACCTATTTGAACTGAACGCTTTGTAAAGCCCATATATATAAGCACAACCATTTTTAAACCTCATTGTAATAGAAAATAACCTTTTAAGTTCCAAATTCATCTCAAAATCACCAAAAAGAGTTCAGACTTTTTGAAACAGCACTTCCTAATCTTAGGGTCTGTGGTTCCTCCACACAGTTTTGACTCAATCCAGGAACATCATATGTGGTTGCATCAATGTCGCATAGGCCATTACCATCTAAACCACTCAAAGTGGCCTAATCAAGCAAAATATGCTACAAAGAGGCGTTAAATGCCACATGGTACAACTTACAAGGGGTATTAAAAGGAAACTTATAAGAAGTGAAACTTGTAGGCTTGTAGAATACAGATTAAAAGagttaatgaaaataaagaCAGATGGAAAGTGCCAACATTTTAGAAAGTCAACCATAGGAGTATGAATTAACAAAATAGGACATATGGCAGAAACATTATGCATGACTCAAACCATAACTGCAACCACCCTTTGATTGACAATTATCATATTAGGTTATTTTATATTGGCATTACATAATTTAGATAATTTTAACAGTATATAATCTAATTATAAAGATTTGCTTACTTTAACCATCGCAATGTGCTCCATCCCATCCAGCAATGACCTATAACAGTAGGCTTTGAATGGCCCCCACATTGTAGGTATTGGCGCAACAGCAGCCTGCTCCACCAACTTATCTCTTTTCCTCCTATACCTGCCAATAGTAACCAATAGTTGGTATGAGAAGATATAATCCTTTATATTAGTTTAAgtaacaagaataaaaaaaaagttgtaaatgaAAAATTCCACCAAGAACCATGAAAAGAAgccagcttttttttttcttcttcttttagacATTTCTGAAGAGGCAGACTTTATGAATTGATAGAATAGTTTTACATAATTGTCCTCAAGCATTGGAAGAAGTGTTTATTTGGCAACAAAAATTAATACACTTTCTAGGAAAAACATGAAATTTGCTGAAATACCTGATTAAATCAGCAATGgaaataattttcaagttttctgCCTCTGCAAACTGGCGAAGCTTTGGTAATCTAGCCATTGAACCATCATCATCCACAATCTCACATAACACAGCAACAGGATCAAACCCAGCCAATATAGAAAGATCAACAGAAGCTTCTGTGTGTCCAGCTCTTTTCAAGACCCCTCCCTCCCTGTACTTGAGAGGGAAAATATGGCCTGGGCGATTGAAATCTTCAGGTTTAGAATGTCTTGATGCAAGAGCCAATATTGTGGCTGCCCTATCGCGAGCTGAGACACCAGTTGTTGTACCGTATTTTGCGTCCTATTTCAAAACAATTGAAGTCAGACATATAAATCAACATTAATCATAGAAAGCATGCAATTTAAAGATGGAAAAAGTTTAACTCCAAACAGGTTTGGAGCAAAATTCCTCCAACCCCTATATGGTGGTTGAAAAGACCATTCACACGTACTTTTAGGCACATGACCTTTTTAATGAGTCATGAGACTAGTTTAAACTATACGCGGGGATGGTCTTATGAATTGCCACATGGTTGGAGGAGATTCCTCCAAATTGATTTGgaaaaaatactttttcttttaaagatatATCCAAGGTGATACTAATAATAATCAGAATCTTACGTATTAAACCTATTCTGGATggtaaagcaaaagaaaaattacttGAACAAATTAGAATAAACATTACATCATCACTATCAATATCAAACAAAGATTGGGATCAGCATGGCCATCTCTTTTTGCAACTTCAGCCTCCATTATTCCAAATATCCAGTCAAATCATACGTATAATATTCCATCATGTATGTAGACATTGCTGTCTTTATTCCATATATTTTTAGGGGTACTAAAATTCGTTGGACACCCAGAATTTAAGCATTTAGGAAGtatgcatgcatcacatataATACATGGACCACTGGGTCTAGGAACAGGATCAGGTCACCTTTATTGTGGCCACCTAATTGAACATCAAAATTCACAACATGCCCACATGTTCTGACTGGTGGTATAGTTGCAAAGTTTGATCAATATTAAATACTCACATCCTTCATCTAAAAACCTACTAATGAGTCTGCTAAAGACAACTCAACCAAAGTTCCAACAATTAATTGAGCTTCAGGCATATTTCTCCAAATTGACCATTGCatttatattttgcatcaaTGCAACAATAACCATAGAAATGAAGTGGTTGTTATTTGCTCAAACATTTCAACCATGTAATTGATGCTACAGTGAATTTTTTCACCGATTCTAAAATTATTGTCTTCTGATTATATCTAGTAATCTACTCTATTTTAAACAATGCGAAAAACAGTATATGTTTTCTTAGCTACATTTATGTTTCATCTCTTGTCCAAGAAAACAAACTACAATAGCATTTCAAGTCCACAAACACCTTCACAATGATTTCATACCACTGACACAGTAAATGCAGTAGAAAGCTTTTCTTCATTCTCCTTCTGCGTCACCATCAATGGAAGTTGCAACCTCTCCAAGTCCTCCCCTTTCATGCTCACACACACAATGCCAGTTCCATGCTTGACAATAAACGCCATAGACTCCGGCGTCACCTTTGAGGCTGCCATTATAAGATCTCCCTCGTTTTCTCTATCCTCATCGTCTACAACAATTACCATCTGCAACAATTAACCCACATTAATAACCCTCTTATCTTATTATCcaatcccaaaaaaaacaaacacaattaTCTAGCCAGTCAGCCAAAGCCCACCAAAAACAAACCTTGCCTTTCCTAATATCCTCAATAGCCTCCAAAATAGAGGCAAACCCATCTGTGGGACGGTCCAGATCATACTCATCATTGTGAAAGAAACCACTATTTGCTGGTGTGATCTCTGCTGATAGTGTTCCAAAACCAATTTCATCACTCTGTGTTTCAATCCCACCCAACTCTTTATTCACAAAATTGTCATGCCCTCCAGGTATTACTGAAGCTCTTATCACTCTACTATCACCCTTGAAACTCAAGCTCAATCTTTTTGTAACATTtgccaaatcaaaatcaaaagggTACCCATTTGCAATAAACGGTTTTGCACTACAATACACACCACTCTGCCCTCTGAAAttgacaaacaaacaaaaataaaaagctataaatcacatcacaaacccaaaacaaagcATTTTATACTCTTATTTCGTATAAGAACAATGAAAAATTAAGAATTCTTATTTTTGTGATATGGGAATTGTAAAAGAAAGCTCACTGTAAACGGGAAGGAAGCAGTGGAGAGAAATGGTAGAGGTTGATCGAAGCCATTCAGGGACAGTTAGGAGCTTCTGAGGTCTGAGCCTTTTGAATGTGTTTGTGTTAAAATACCGTTTTTGGCAAAACGGAATGGACAAAGCCCgcgaaagaaagaaatgaataaagaaatggtagagagggagagagagatttggaCACTATCAAGCTCTGTGTATATTATGAGCGAGGGAGGGGTTGGTTGGTTGCTTGATAGGATAATCACGAACACCAAGAAATGGGGAAAAAGGGCAGTGAAAATatgaggggtttttttttttttgagaaagaagtgaAAATATGAGTTAAACTTGATTTTAGTTCCGTAAATTTCAGCTCCCCAAACTAGTAAAGAATCTGACAGTGAAATAAGAGATTTGTGGTTTAATCTCGATCtatactaaaaaattaattgatgtcttaatttgataataaaaagctattattAAGAGTAGACGTCATAAATTGAAaacctttaaaaattttaactttatcataagtttttttaatatgtattgagtgttttttttttttggactatTACGCGTGTCATGATTGGTTAGAATTTGGTAATTGGATTTTACTATTGTGTGctctaagggcacacaatattatacaatttttgaaaaaagttttattgagaattaaattttttttttacaattttttcaatttttcattaaatattttcaaaaatagataatttaacgTGGTGCATGTTAACCTGATCCTGGGTAATTTGAGGAGTTAAAGTTCGGAACTTGTGTCAATGGGTCACTCTTTAACGGCTACCATTGTGCTTTTCAGGCCTAAGCAATCAAATAACGTCATAAGTGTTCAAATAACATATAAAATCTTTTTCCATTATAAGataaaaggagagaaaaaaaaattaaaaaatttatcttgtattttattgtggtttgcttttgctataaaaaaagaagagttgtGTTAATGGCATCCTAAGATACCCgttaataacaaattttttgaaattttttcaacaatttttgtcttttttacaactttatctcaatttttatgttttataagtactgcttgattttttttttttaaactttttttttgggtcttttttGCACCGTGGGTGCTTGTTAATATTTctctaaaaagaaatataaagttTAATAATTGAGGGAAGTCTAGTCTACTGAAACATTCCGCCGTGGTATTCAGTTACAGTGTGTTGTGATATTCTACCATAATAATCTGT
It encodes:
- the LOC142625100 gene encoding bifunctional riboflavin biosynthesis protein RIBA 1, chloroplastic-like, giving the protein MASINLYHFSPLLPSRLQGQSGVYCSAKPFIANGYPFDFDLANVTKRLSLSFKGDSRVIRASVIPGGHDNFVNKELGGIETQSDEIGFGTLSAEITPANSGFFHNDEYDLDRPTDGFASILEAIEDIRKGKMVIVVDDEDRENEGDLIMAASKVTPESMAFIVKHGTGIVCVSMKGEDLERLQLPLMVTQKENEEKLSTAFTVSVDAKYGTTTGVSARDRAATILALASRHSKPEDFNRPGHIFPLKYREGGVLKRAGHTEASVDLSILAGFDPVAVLCEIVDDDGSMARLPKLRQFAEAENLKIISIADLIRYRRKRDKLVEQAAVAPIPTMWGPFKAYCYRSLLDGMEHIAMVKGEIGDGQDILVRVHSECLTGDIFGSARCDCGNQLALAMKQIEATGRGVLVYLRGHEGRGIGLGHKLRAYNLQDDGRDTVEANEELGLPVDSREYGLGAQILRDIGVRTMRLMTNNPAKYIGLKGYGLAIAGRVPLLTPITMENKRYLETKREKMGHIYGLENNGHINGNGIIGENGNLSDDRPLGCSSET